In Methylobacterium aquaticum, the following are encoded in one genomic region:
- a CDS encoding putative hydro-lyase, which produces MTLPFDRARMSGEAARLACRSGAITGCTAGIADGYVQGNLAVLPADLADEFLLFAQRNPKSCPIIGVSARGERSIPELGLDLDIATDIPAYRVWRDGEVVADCASVAEFWRDDLVAFVIGCSYSFEAALAEDGLPLRHVEMGVRVPMYRTSIPCAPAGRFSGPMVVSMRPLTPAQAIRAVQITSRFPSVHGAPVHLGRPDLIGIRDIDAPDYGDPVTIRDDEMPVFWACGVTPQSVIAAVRPAFAITHAPGCMLITDRRNSEFAVL; this is translated from the coding sequence TGAGCGGCGAGGCGGCGCGGCTGGCCTGCCGCAGCGGCGCCATTACCGGCTGCACCGCCGGCATCGCCGACGGCTACGTCCAGGGCAACCTCGCGGTGCTGCCCGCCGACCTCGCCGACGAGTTCCTGCTGTTTGCCCAGCGCAACCCGAAATCGTGCCCGATCATCGGCGTCTCGGCCAGGGGCGAGCGCAGCATCCCGGAACTCGGCCTCGATCTCGACATCGCCACCGACATCCCCGCCTACCGGGTCTGGCGCGACGGCGAGGTGGTGGCGGACTGCGCCTCCGTCGCGGAATTCTGGCGCGACGACCTCGTGGCCTTCGTGATCGGCTGCTCCTACTCGTTCGAGGCGGCCCTGGCCGAGGACGGGCTGCCGCTCCGCCACGTCGAGATGGGGGTGCGGGTGCCGATGTACCGCACCAGCATTCCGTGCGCCCCGGCCGGCCGCTTCTCCGGGCCGATGGTGGTGTCGATGCGCCCGCTCACCCCCGCGCAGGCCATCCGGGCGGTGCAGATCACCTCGCGGTTTCCCTCCGTCCACGGCGCGCCGGTCCATCTCGGCCGGCCGGACCTGATCGGCATCCGCGACATCGACGCGCCCGATTACGGCGACCCGGTCACGATCCGCGACGACGAGATGCCGGTCTTCTGGGCCTGCGGCGTCACCCCGCAATCGGTGATCGCCGCCGTGCGGCCGGCCTTCGCCATCACCCACGCGCCGGGCTGCATGCTGATCACCGACCGTCGCAACAGCGAATTCGCGGTGCTGTGA
- a CDS encoding branched-chain amino acid ABC transporter permease, with protein MTTQALVQVLASGLLMGLIYALIAVGLSLIFGLMDVVNFAHGEFLMLAMYATFGLVLVTHLDPVVLMPVVAALLFMLGAAAYMGVVRFAMRAKANQGMVQIFATFGLAILLQGAAQYLFTPDYRNVQNTWLGGRTLDLGGIFLPWPQLFGAVVSLAAFGGLHLLMSRTDFGRALEATREDQGAVALVGIDRNRVFALGWGLGAALVGLAGAVLAIFYYIHPQVGASFALIAYVTVALGGFGSVGGALVAGIIVGLVEAVTAVILPPALKSVGVYALYLAVVFVRPQGLFGRL; from the coding sequence ATGACGACGCAAGCCCTGGTTCAGGTGCTCGCGAGCGGCCTCCTGATGGGCTTGATCTACGCCCTGATCGCGGTCGGACTCTCGCTGATCTTCGGCCTGATGGACGTGGTGAACTTCGCCCATGGCGAGTTCCTGATGCTGGCCATGTACGCGACCTTCGGGCTGGTGCTGGTCACCCATCTCGATCCGGTGGTGCTGATGCCGGTGGTCGCCGCCCTGCTCTTCATGCTCGGGGCCGCGGCTTACATGGGCGTGGTGCGCTTCGCCATGCGGGCCAAGGCCAACCAGGGCATGGTGCAGATCTTCGCGACCTTCGGGCTCGCGATCCTGCTCCAGGGTGCCGCGCAGTACCTGTTCACGCCCGATTACCGCAACGTCCAGAACACCTGGCTCGGCGGGCGCACCCTCGATCTCGGCGGGATCTTCCTGCCCTGGCCGCAGCTCTTCGGCGCCGTGGTGTCGCTCGCGGCCTTCGGCGGCCTGCACCTGCTGATGAGCCGCACCGATTTCGGCCGCGCGCTGGAGGCCACCCGCGAGGACCAGGGCGCGGTGGCGCTGGTGGGCATCGACCGCAACCGGGTCTTCGCCCTCGGCTGGGGCTTAGGGGCGGCGCTGGTCGGCCTCGCCGGGGCGGTGCTGGCGATCTTCTACTACATCCACCCCCAGGTCGGGGCGAGCTTCGCGCTCATCGCCTACGTCACGGTGGCGCTCGGCGGCTTCGGCAGCGTCGGCGGCGCGCTCGTCGCCGGCATCATCGTCGGCCTCGTCGAGGCGGTCACGGCGGTGATTCTGCCGCCGGCGCTGAAGTCCGTCGGCGTCTACGCCCTCTACCTCGCGGTGGTGTTCGTGCGGCCGCAAGGCCTGTTCGGGAGGCTTTGA
- a CDS encoding ABC transporter substrate-binding protein, whose amino-acid sequence MIRRRELLVGAGALSLAGLRGAPARAAAPEVVVGVLYAMSGPSAQVGVDARHAIETALDLINNDHDLDLPGAKGAGLAGMGGAKIRLVFADHQADPQKGRAEAERLITQDKVAALVGCYQSAVSATVSATAERYGVPFVCADSSSPSLHRKGLKFFFRPAAHDEMFSTAMFDFLDAQRKRGQKIDSVALFFEDTIYGVDSSTVQRKLAAERGYKLVADVKYKSNSPSLTAEVQQLKTANADVLLPTSYTTDAILLTKTMGELGYKPKSIIAQAAGFSEKVTYDAVGDKLQGVISRGSFSLDLAAKRPMVATVNGMYKARAGRDFNDNSSRQFMAMIVLADALDRAGSTDGQKIRAALAATDIPGTRTVMPWTKVAFGPDGQNTHADPVLLQWIGDKFVTVFPESAAVAPAKWPMNA is encoded by the coding sequence ATGATCCGTCGTCGAGAACTCTTGGTGGGGGCCGGCGCCCTGTCGCTCGCGGGCCTGCGCGGCGCCCCGGCCCGGGCGGCGGCACCCGAGGTGGTGGTCGGCGTGCTCTACGCCATGTCGGGCCCGAGCGCGCAGGTCGGGGTGGATGCCCGCCACGCCATCGAGACGGCGCTCGACCTCATCAACAACGACCACGACCTCGACCTGCCGGGCGCCAAGGGCGCGGGCCTTGCCGGCATGGGCGGCGCCAAGATCCGCCTCGTCTTCGCCGACCACCAGGCCGACCCGCAGAAGGGCCGCGCCGAAGCCGAGCGCCTGATCACCCAGGACAAGGTCGCTGCCCTCGTCGGCTGCTACCAGTCGGCGGTCTCGGCGACGGTGAGCGCCACCGCCGAGCGCTACGGCGTGCCCTTCGTCTGCGCCGATTCCTCGTCGCCGAGCCTGCACCGCAAGGGCCTGAAGTTCTTCTTCCGCCCGGCCGCCCACGACGAGATGTTCTCGACCGCGATGTTCGACTTCCTGGATGCCCAGCGCAAGCGCGGCCAGAAGATCGACTCGGTCGCCCTGTTCTTCGAGGACACGATCTACGGCGTCGATTCGTCCACGGTGCAGCGCAAGCTCGCCGCCGAGCGCGGCTACAAGCTCGTCGCCGACGTGAAGTACAAGAGCAACTCGCCCTCGCTCACCGCCGAGGTGCAGCAGCTCAAGACCGCCAACGCCGACGTGCTGTTGCCGACGAGCTACACCACCGACGCGATCCTGCTGACGAAGACGATGGGCGAACTCGGCTACAAGCCGAAGAGCATCATCGCGCAGGCCGCCGGCTTCTCCGAGAAGGTGACCTACGACGCCGTCGGCGACAAGCTCCAGGGCGTGATCTCGCGCGGCAGCTTCTCCCTCGATCTGGCCGCCAAGCGCCCGATGGTGGCGACCGTCAACGGGATGTACAAGGCCCGGGCCGGCCGCGACTTCAACGACAATTCCTCGCGCCAGTTCATGGCGATGATCGTGCTGGCCGACGCCCTCGACCGCGCCGGCTCGACCGACGGCCAGAAGATCCGCGCCGCGCTCGCCGCCACCGACATCCCGGGCACCCGCACGGTGATGCCCTGGACCAAGGTCGCCTTCGGGCCCGACGGCCAGAACACCCATGCCGACCCGGTGCTGCTGCAATGGATCGGCGACAAGTTCGTCACGGTGTTCCCGGAATCGGCGGCCGTGGCGCCGGCCAAGTGGCCGATGAACGCGTGA